One genomic window of Mucilaginibacter sp. SJ includes the following:
- a CDS encoding macro domain-containing protein → MITYKKGNLLNDEAFALVNTVNTVGVMGKGIALAFKKAFPDNYLLYRAACLTGKVCVGELFIVPDSTLLMGQRLIINFPTKKDWRDPSEYEFVELGLGKLRNLIISNKINSIAMPALGCGNGGLDWEKVRPMIEGALEGLDCAVSVYEPG, encoded by the coding sequence ATGATAACCTATAAGAAAGGAAATTTATTGAATGATGAGGCATTCGCATTGGTCAATACGGTTAATACCGTTGGCGTAATGGGCAAGGGTATCGCCCTTGCCTTTAAAAAGGCATTCCCCGATAATTACCTGCTTTACCGGGCTGCATGCCTCACCGGAAAGGTCTGTGTTGGCGAGCTGTTTATCGTCCCCGACAGCACCCTGCTGATGGGGCAACGGCTTATCATCAATTTTCCGACAAAAAAGGATTGGCGCGACCCCTCGGAATATGAATTTGTGGAGTTGGGGTTAGGCAAATTGCGAAACTTGATAATAAGCAATAAAATTAACAGCATAGCAATGCCTGCCCTGGGGTGTGGCAACGGTGGACTGGATTGGGAGAAAGTCAGGCCAATGATAGAAGGCGCCCTGGAGGGTTTGGATTGTGCTGTCTCCGTATATGAGCCGGGGTAG
- a CDS encoding RES family NAD+ phosphorylase codes for MANVYLDDKPICYHCIDEPYLKREIKQAGKRVTCAYCSRRSKGIFIGDLAIRVDIAFSQHYTRKWDPDEDPEEWPDGQPIIEAIRDAAGIPKEAAEDIRTILDRDNYDPNLAYMGELQQYSTKIWVEQIPPHAGYWQTQWSEYERILKTESRYFSRSGIELLNSVFRNVYDMETFDDESPLRLVGPGTSMTELYRARVFQSDTALKTALSKPDKELGCPPAAFAVAGRMNAPGISVFYGSNDPKLSLAEVRPAVGSKVAIAKFRIIRPLQLLDLNALTKLVIHGSIFDSDYADELSRAMFLKSLSAKMTQPVMPNDQSFEYLLTQSIADYLATEWHNMYDGIIFPSSQVEGESVNVILFHKAAKVEPVTHPKEAQIDVITGYNDGEGWKMRYEINEIYPEQTTETDTGKSSEKSLIDMKRFFSEDHDDRKDSLAIDPDSIVIHTVKAVNIVTEPFPVKRQRTVTTNKSILKDE; via the coding sequence TTGGCCAACGTATATTTAGACGACAAACCTATTTGTTATCACTGCATCGACGAACCTTATCTAAAACGAGAGATTAAACAAGCTGGCAAACGTGTGACTTGCGCATATTGCAGCCGCAGATCAAAAGGCATTTTTATTGGAGACCTGGCGATTCGGGTTGATATTGCTTTCTCCCAACATTATACCCGCAAATGGGATCCAGATGAAGATCCCGAAGAGTGGCCGGACGGGCAACCAATTATCGAAGCAATCAGAGATGCCGCCGGCATTCCAAAAGAAGCAGCCGAGGACATCCGGACCATTTTAGACCGGGATAATTATGATCCAAACCTTGCCTATATGGGAGAACTTCAACAGTATTCAACCAAGATATGGGTAGAACAAATCCCACCTCATGCCGGTTACTGGCAAACCCAGTGGAGTGAATATGAGCGCATATTGAAGACAGAATCCCGGTATTTCAGCAGGTCCGGCATCGAGTTATTAAATTCCGTATTCAGGAATGTTTACGATATGGAAACCTTCGATGACGAGTCGCCGCTTCGTTTAGTAGGACCGGGAACCAGCATGACAGAACTATACCGCGCCCGTGTTTTCCAATCGGATACCGCACTCAAGACCGCACTGTCTAAGCCAGACAAGGAATTGGGCTGCCCGCCTGCCGCATTCGCCGTAGCAGGAAGAATGAATGCGCCCGGGATCTCTGTATTTTACGGTTCAAATGATCCTAAACTTTCTCTCGCAGAAGTGCGCCCGGCAGTTGGCAGTAAGGTTGCAATCGCCAAATTCAGGATTATCAGGCCGTTACAGTTACTTGACCTGAATGCCCTCACCAAATTGGTTATTCACGGCAGCATCTTTGATTCTGATTATGCAGATGAGTTGAGCCGCGCGATGTTTTTAAAGAGCCTCAGTGCAAAAATGACCCAGCCGGTAATGCCCAACGATCAGTCATTTGAATACCTCTTGACGCAATCCATTGCAGATTACCTGGCTACGGAATGGCATAATATGTACGACGGAATCATTTTTCCTTCGTCCCAGGTCGAAGGTGAGTCCGTCAACGTCATATTGTTTCATAAGGCTGCAAAAGTCGAGCCTGTAACCCATCCTAAAGAGGCTCAAATCGATGTAATCACAGGGTATAATGATGGCGAAGGATGGAAAATGCGGTATGAGATCAATGAAATTTATCCTGAACAGACGACAGAAACCGATACAGGCAAGAGTTCAGAAAAATCTCTGATTGATATGAAACGCTTTTTCTCCGAAGATCATGATGACCGAAAGGATTCTTTAGCTATCGACCCGGATTCCATCGTAATCCACACAGTAAAGGCTGTAAATATTGTCACTGAGCCTTTTCCGGTCAAACGACAGCGAACCGTTACGACAAACAAATCTATCCTTAAGGACGAATAG
- a CDS encoding restriction endonuclease codes for MSKNLHPTKTTNRLHFSDLDPLRFEEICYMLLSNMYKWKELEHIGKTGADGGIDIRGVVQEGIREKTWAIQCKRHVQVSSGELEEMVQKVLQNSVMPDKILLILSCDLSKKKHDLIKSYSTNLNVPELEIWTSITLETHLYANPKALSIAFDIKKERETQKSITKLNRGLKMKAKLEKAIIDHKFVRDPKNRQALLDYPSSKFISEDAYIRSVDDETYGTGNRTPEGIFNTSFRTFFYNTYHNGLEFWLAAGIGPYVIMNADGYWEPIWNSLDPRLENEKYKVIPVKAIGRIAYHNIVNFIRDGDEFTSCPHFFCLFNGEGGMPYEEIYFRYPGDPRKRSWDMDLDKRKRTIFPSEK; via the coding sequence ATGAGCAAAAATTTGCACCCAACGAAGACTACTAACCGGCTTCATTTTTCCGACCTGGATCCTTTGAGATTCGAAGAGATATGTTACATGCTTTTGTCCAACATGTATAAATGGAAAGAGTTGGAGCATATTGGAAAAACAGGAGCTGATGGAGGCATCGACATCCGTGGAGTCGTTCAAGAAGGTATACGCGAAAAAACATGGGCTATCCAATGCAAAAGACATGTTCAGGTTTCGTCTGGGGAACTTGAAGAAATGGTGCAGAAAGTTCTTCAAAACAGCGTAATGCCCGATAAGATTTTATTGATACTATCCTGTGACTTGTCTAAAAAGAAACATGACCTGATCAAAAGTTATTCTACTAATTTGAATGTCCCGGAATTAGAAATCTGGACTTCGATCACACTTGAAACACACCTTTATGCAAACCCCAAAGCTTTATCTATAGCATTTGACATTAAAAAAGAAAGGGAAACTCAAAAAAGTATCACAAAGTTAAATAGAGGCCTTAAAATGAAGGCGAAACTTGAAAAAGCCATCATCGACCACAAGTTTGTGAGGGATCCTAAAAACCGTCAGGCATTACTGGATTATCCAAGTTCCAAATTTATTAGTGAAGATGCCTATATTCGTTCTGTAGATGACGAGACTTACGGTACAGGTAACCGCACTCCCGAAGGCATTTTCAATACCTCTTTCCGAACCTTCTTTTATAACACCTACCATAATGGATTGGAATTCTGGCTCGCCGCCGGAATCGGCCCTTATGTGATAATGAACGCCGACGGCTATTGGGAACCGATATGGAACTCTCTGGATCCACGCCTTGAAAATGAAAAGTATAAGGTTATCCCTGTAAAAGCAATAGGACGAATTGCTTATCACAACATCGTTAATTTCATAAGAGATGGCGATGAGTTTACTTCTTGTCCTCACTTCTTTTGTTTATTTAACGGGGAGGGTGGAATGCCGTATGAGGAAATATATTTCCGTTATCCCGGAGATCCAAGGAAGCGTAGTTGGGACATGGATCTCGACAAACGAAAACGAACGATCTTCCCATCAGAAAAATAA